CTACGCCGCCGCCAAGTGCGCCGTCGTGACGACCACCGACCGCCTCTTCGAAAAGGTCTGAACCTCCCATGGCACTCACCCTGGACCGGATCCGCGCCGACGTCGCCGACGTGCTCGGCGAGGACCCCGCGGACATACCCGACGACGAGAACCTCGTCGACTACGGCCTCGACTCCGTGCGCATCATGACCCTCGTCGAGCGCTGGCGCCGCGACCACGGCACCGAGGTCACCTTCGTGGACCTCGCCGAGCAGCCCGCAATCGAGCAGTGGGCACCCCTCCTGGGGGTCCGGGCGTGAGAGCCGCGCGGACCCTCGACCGGCCCGCCACCGGCGCACCGCGCCCGGCGGCGCCGGAGGGGCTGCCCCTGACCGCCGCCCAGTCGGGCATGTGGTTCGCCCAGGCCCTCGACCCCGGCAGCCCGGCGCTCAACACCGCCGAGTGCATCGAGATCCACGGCGAGGTCGACCCCGTCCGCTTCGCCGAGGCCCTGCACCGTACCGTCGGCGAGGCGGACGCCCTGCGGGTCCGTCTGGTGGCGCCCGCCGAAGGCGAGAGCGGCCCCCGCCAACTGCCCGTCGTCATCGAGCCGCCCGGCCACGGCTTCCCGCTGCACACCGCCGACCTGCGCGGCGAGCGCGCCCCCGACGCCACCGCCCGGGCCTGGATGCGCGCCGACCTCGCCGTGCCCTTCGACCTGGCCACCGGCCCGCTGTTCGCGCACGCCCTCTTCCACGTCGGCGACCGGCGCTGGCTGTGGTACCAGCGCGTCCACCACGCCGTCATGGACGGCTACGGCTACTCCCTCATCGCCCGCCGCGTCGCCGAGGTCTACACCGCCCTCGCCGCCGGCACCGCCCCCGGCCCGAGCCCCTTCGGACGGCTCGCCGCGCTGGTCGCCGAGGACGCCGCCTACCGCGACTCGGCCACGCACGAACGCGACCGCGCCCACTGGGAGGACCGGTTCCGCGACCGGCCCGCCGTCCCCACCCTCGCCGGCCGCACCGCCCTGCCCTCCCGCACCTCTCTGCGGCACTCCGCGCACCTCGGCCCCGAGGCCACCGAGCGGCTGCGCGAGCTGGCCGGCTCCGTCCGGGCCACCTGGCCCGACGTCCTGTTCGCCGCCCAGGCGCTCTACCTCGCGCGCGCCACCCGCAGCGAGGACGTCGTCCTCGGACTGCCCATGATGGGCCGCATGGGATCCGTGGCGCTGCGCGTCCCCGGCATGGTCATGAACGTCCTGCCGCTGCGCTTCACCGTCACCCCCGACACCACCTTCGCCGACCTGACCCGCCAGGCCGACCTCGGCATCCGGGACGCCCGCCGCCACCGCCGCTACCGCTACGCGGACATCCGCCGCGACCTCGGACTGCTCGGCGAGGGCCGGGCGCTCGTCGGCCCGCTCGTCAACGTCATGCCGTTCGACTACGGGCTCACCTTCGCTGGCGCCCGGTCCGACGCGTACAACCTCTCCGCCGGGCCCGTCGACGACCTCACCGTCAACATCTACGACCGGGCCGATGGCACCGGGCTCCACATCGACTACGACGCCAACCCGGCCCTCTACGACTCCGCCGAGATCGCCACCCACCAGGAGCGGTTCCTCGACCTGCTGACCCGGATCGCCGACAGCGACCCCCACCAGCCGCTCACCGCACTGTCCCCGGGTACCGAGGAGGAGCGCGAGCGCGTCCTCGTCGAGTTCAACGACACCGCCGTGCCCGTGCCGCCGACCACCCTCATCGGCCCCATCGAGGCCCGCGCCGCCCGCAGGCCCGGCGCGACCGCCCTCGTCGCCGGCGAGGTGACGCTCACCTACGGCGAGCTGAACGCCCGCGCCAACCGGCTCGCCCGCCACCTCGTCGCCCTCGGCGTGCGGCCCGGCGCCCTGGCAGCCGTCGCCGTCCCCCGCTCCGTCGACCTCGTCGTCGCCCTCCTCGCCGTCCTCAAGGCGGGCGGCGCGTATCTGCCGCTGGACCCCGGGTATCCCGCCGAGCGGCTCGCCGACATGCTCGGCGACGCGGCCCCCGTCTGCGTCCTGACCGACACCGCCACCCGGGCCTCGCTGCCCGGCACCGAGCTGCCCGTCCTCACGCTCGACGACCCGGCGCTGCGCGCCGAGCTGGCCGCGCACCTGCCCACCGACCCGGGCCGCCCGCTCACCCCGCAGCACCCCGCGTACGTCATCTACACCTCCGGCTCCACCGGCCGCCCCAAGGGCGTCGTCGTCCCGCACTCCGCGATCGACAACCGGCTGCGCTGGGCGCAGGGCCAGTACGGGCTCACCCCCGACGACCGGGTGCTGCAGAAGACGCCGTCCGGATTCGACGTGTCCGTCTGGGAGTTCTTCTGGCCGCTGCGCGTGGGCGCCACCCTCGTCCTCGCCGAGCCCGGCGCCCACCAGGACCCCGCCGCGCTGGCCCGCACCATCCGCGAACAGGGCGTCACCACGGCCCACTTCGTGCCCTCCATGCTCCGTCTCTTCCTCGACGAGCCGTCCGCCGCGGCCTGCACCGGCCTGCGCCGGGTCCTGTGCAGCGGCGAGGTGCTGCCGCGGCAGGCCGCCGAGGCCTTCCACCGCACGCTCCCCGGCGTCCCGCTGCACAATCTGTACGGGCCCACCGAGGCGGCCGTCGACGTCACCCACCACGCCTGCACACCGGGCGAGGAGGGGCCCGTGCCGATCGGCCGGCCCGTCTGGAACACCCGGCTCTACGTCCTCGACCCCGACCGCCGCCCCTGCCCGCCCGGCATCCCCGGCGAGCTGTACGTGGCGGGCGCCCAGCTCGCCACCGGCTACCTCGGACGCCCGGAGGAGACCGCCGAGCGCTTCGTCCGCGACCCGTTCGCCGAAGCCGCCGGCCGCCCCGGCGAGCGCATGTACCGCACGGGCGACCTGGCCCGCTGGCGGCAGGACGGCGCCCTCGACTACCTCGGCCGCACCGACCAGCAGGTCAAGCTGCGCGGCCTGCGCGTCGAACTCGGCGAGGTCGAGGCGGCCCTGGCCGCCGACCCGCACGTCGCCGCCGCCTGCGCGACGGTCCGCGAGGACCGCCCCGGCGACCGCCGTCTGGTCGCCCATCTGACTCCGGCCTCGGCGGATGCCGCCGCTGAGGCCGGTCCTGCCCCGACGGGGGGACCGGCCCCGCTGGACCCCGACGCCCTGCGGGCGCGGCTCGCCACCCGGCTGCCCGACCACATGGTGCCCAGCGCCCTCGTCGTCATGGACGCCCTGCCGCTCGGCCCCAACGGCAAGCTGGACCGCGCGGCGCTCCCCGCCCCGCCGGCCGCCGCCCGCACCGGCGGCAGGCCGCCGCGAGGCCCCCGCGAGGAGACTCTCGCCCGGCTCTTCGCGGAGGCGCTCGGGCTGCCGCGCGTCGGCGTCGACGACGGGTTCTTCGCCCTCGGCGGCGATTCGCTGCTGGCCGCCCGGCTCGTCGCCCGGATCCGGGCCGCCTTCGGCGTGGACCTCGCCCTCGGCTCGCTGTTCCGGGCGCCCACGCCCGCCTCGCTCGCCGACCTGCTGCACGGCGGGAGCGAGGAGAGCGCGCTCGGCGCCGTGCTGCCCCTGCGCCGCACCGGCGACCGCACCCCGCTGTTCGTCCTGCCCCCGGCGGTCGGCCTCAGCTGGTGCTACACCGGGCTGCTCGAAGGGCTGAGCCCCGACCAGCCGGTGTACGGGCTCCAGGCGCGCGGCCTGAACCCCGGGGAGACGCTGCCCGCCACGATGGAGGAGCTGGCCCGCAACTGGCTGGACCGCGTCCGCGAGATCCAGCCGCACGGCCCCTACCGCCTGCTCGGCTGGTCCGTCGGCGGCGTCGCCGCCCACACCCTCGCCGTACTCCTCCAGGAGGCCGGCGAAAAGGTCGAACTGCTCGCCGTCATGGACGCCTACCCCGCCGACCAGTGGCGCGGGGCACCCGCCCCCGGCGAGGCCGAGGCCCTCGCCGCCCTGCTGAGGATGGCCGTGGACGACGGGCCGGGCGGGCTTGGTGGTCCGGGTGGGCTCGGTGGACCGGAAGGCGGACCGCTCACCCGGGAGCGGGTCACCGCCCGGCTGCGCGCCGAAGGCAGCGCGCTCGCCGCGCTCGACGACGACACGCTCGACGCCGTCCTCGACGTCGTCGTCAACAACGTCACCCTCATGCGCACCCACCGGCACCGTGTCTTCGACGGCGACGTCCTCTTCTTCACCGCCGCCGCACCCCGCGCCGAGCACTGGCTGTCGCGGGACGCGTGGCGCCCCTACGTCACCGGTAGCCTGATCAACCGCGATATCGACTGTCTGCACCCGCAGATGACCCGGCCGGGGCCGATCGCGGAGGTCGCCGAGGCGGTGGCCGGCTATCTGGGGGAGGGCTGAGGTCCGTGGACGACGGTGAGCGGACCGACGGGACGCGCCCCCTGATCCTCGGCCGCGACCCGCTGCCCGGCGCGTGGACCCCGGGCCCGCCGCACCTCTGGCTGCTGAGGATCCCCGACCACGCGCCGCTGCCGCCGGCCACGTACGAGCGGATCCTCGACGCCCGGGAACGGGCCCGCGCCGCCGCCTTCGTACGGGACCTGCACCGGGAGCGCTACGCCGCGGCCCACGTCGGGCTGCGGCGGCTCCTCGGCGCCTACTTGGAGACGGACCCGGCGGCCGTCGAGCTGACACGCGAGCCGTGCCCCGGGTGCGGCGGACCGCACGGCCGGCCGGCCGTCGCCGGGGCACCCCTGCACTTCAACCTCTCCCACGCGGGCGACCTGGCCCTGTTCGCCTTCGCCGGCACCCCGGTCGGCGTGGACGTCGAGGAGCGACAGCCCGCCGTCGTCGCCGAGGTGGTGCCCTCGCTGCACCCCACCGAGACCGCCGAACTGACCGCGCTCCCGGAGGCGGCACGCCACGCCGCCTTCACCCGCTGCTGGACCCGGAAGGAGGCCTACCTCAAGGGCATCGGCACGGGACTCTCCGAGGACCCCTCGGTCACCTACGTCGGCTCCGGCCCGGCCCCGGCGTCCCCCACGGGCTGGTCACTGACCGACATCGCCGTGGACCCCGGCTACGCGGCGGCCCTGGCGGTCGCCGACACCGGCGGGTGAACCGACCGCCCCCGGTGGCGCCTCACCCATAAGGACCGGCCCTGACGCCCTTGTGCCGTGCGGGCCTTGAGACCTGCCGACCGCACGCGTGCCCGTCTCGCGGAGCGGGGGGTGCCCCGAGTTTGTTAGCGTCACCCGAATGAACAAGATCCACATGGTGCGCGTGATGGCAGCGACCGCCTGCGCGGCGGCGCTGATCGGCGTCACCGCCTGCGGCAGCGAGAGCGGCGGCAAGGGCGACGGCAAGAGCGGGCTGGACGCGATGTCCGCCCAGCAGATATCGGACAAGGCGATGCAGGCACTGCGCGATGCGAAGTCCCTGCGTTTCAAGCAGGACGGCTTCACCCAGGGCCAGCCCGTCAAGATGAACCTCATCCTGGACCGCCAGGGCTCCTGCGCCGGCCAGGCCGGCGGCGCGAAGGGCGGCTCCACCGACGTCATCAAGCTCGGCGACAAGGTCTGGATGAAGCCCGACCACGCGACGTGGGAGGAGCAGATCGGCGCCACGAAGGCGGCGACCATCGAGGGCGTCACCAAGGGCCGCTACATCCACGGCCCGACGAGCGACCCGCTGCTGGCCGGGATGGCCAACACCTGCGACCTCACGAAGTTCCAGGCCGCGATCAAGGGCGGCGACGCCTCCGGCGAGGACATGGCCAAGGGCAAGCCGGCCACCGTCGAGGGCAAGAAGGTCATTCCGCTGGAGAGCAAGAGCGGCAAGGGCGAGGCGACGACCGTCTACGTCGCCTCGGAGGGCACGCCCTACCCGGTGAAGATCGTCCAGACCGAGGGCGGCAAGACCACCACGACGCTCATCACCGACTACGACAAGCCCGTACCGACGGCGACGCCTTCCGCGGCCGAGACGATCGACATCGCACAGCTGCGTCAGCAGCTCCAGGGCGCGTGAGCCCACGCCCCGGATCCCGGCTCCCCCTCTGCCGGGAACGGTGACGTTCCCCTGACGCGCTTCGAGGCGGCGCGCTCTCCGGTGGGAGAGCGCGCCGCCTTCGGTGGAGTCCGCCGCCGAACGGCGGCGGGCGTCTGCCTCAAGCCGGTGCCGACTCCAGGAGGATCGTCAGGAGCTCTTCCGGGACGTCCCGCATCAGGTCGTGCTTGCCCGCCAGGGCGTGCGTCGTCCACCGGGGGTCCGTCCGCAGGCGCTCGTACAGTGCGGTGAACGGTGATGGGCCGCCCCACTCCGACTCCGTCGCGTACACGTACGTCCGGCTCCGGAAGCGGTCGAGATCCCCGCTGAGACGGATGCGTTGCAGGGCCGAGGCCAGGGGGTGGGGAGTGGTGCGGCGGTCGAAGAACGGCAGCGGCGGGATCGTGTAGCCGGTCTCGCCGACCGTCCGGTGCCAGTCCGGCTCCGCGGGGATGAGGTCGAAGAGGGAGTCGCCGTCCTGCGGGACGAGCGCGTCGAGGTACACCAGGGAGTCCACGCGCTCCGGCAGCCGGTCACCGACACCGGTGATCACCATGCCGCCGTAACTGTGGCCCACGAGCACCGCGTTCTCGATGTCCTCGGCCTCCAGGACGCCGGCCACGTCCTCGATGTGGGTGTCGAGGTTCACGGTGGAGGCCAGGAGGTGGGCGCGCTCGGCGACACCGGTCAGCGTCAGCGCGTGCACCCGGTGGCCGAGCAGCCGCAGCGGCCCGGTGAGCGTCTCGAAGCTCCAGGCCCCGTGGCACATGCCGGGAACAAGCACGAAGGTGGCGGTCAACTCTGGCTCCTCAGTGGTGACGGTCGTGCTGCGGGCGGCCGTGCTGCGGACGGTCGGCGCCGGTGGCGCGCCGGTAGCGCTCGGTGATCCGGGCGAGTTCGGCGGGGGTACGGGCGCCCGCGCCCGCATGCATCTCGCGGTTGGCGGCGATCACGGCCGCCGTCGCCTCCCGGCGCGTCCTCTCGTACGCGGCCAGGCCCGCCGGGCCGCCGGCGCCGGCGAGCGCGTCGGCCAGGGCACGGGCGTCGACGACCGCCTGCGACGCGCCGTTCGCCCCGACCGGATACATGGGGTGCGCGGCGTCGCCGAGCAGGGTCACCCGGCCCGAACCCCAGGACGGCAGGGGGTCCCGGTCGACCATGGGGTACTCGAGGATCATCGAGCTGTCGGCGATCAGGGCGGGCACGTCGAGCAACCCGAGCTTCCAGTGGCCGATGTGGCGCAGAACGTCCTCCGGGCGGCCCGGGAGGTTCCAGTTGGCATCGCCGGGCAGTGGGCCCGGGTCGGCGACCTGCACCTGGGCCACCCAGTTGACGAGGTCCGGTTTGATCGGGTAGGCGATGAGTTCCAGACCCGCCTCGCTCCCCGCGCCCCGTGCGACGACGCCCGCGCCGCGCGCGATGAGCATCGACTCGCCGCCGAGGAAAGGCCGTCGCTCGGTCACCCCGCGCCACATCCGTACCCCTGACCACGCCAGTGGTCCCTGATCGGGGTGCAGTTGGGCGCGCACGGCCGAGTGCAGCCCGTCCGCCCCGACGAGGAGGTCCGCCGCGGACTCCGTGCCGCCCGCCTGGGCCCGTACGGATTCGGCGTCCTGCGTGAAGCCCGTCAGCCGGGCACCGGTGCGGACGGCGTCCGCACCGAGCCGCTCGCGCACCGCGGACAGCAGCAGCATCTGCAGCCGCCCGCGGTGCACGGCGTACTGCGGCCGGTCATAGCCCCCGGCGAGCCCGCGCTTCTCGGTGAAGAGCGTGGTTCCGGACCGGTCGCAGTAGACGTTCTCCGTGATGGCGACGCCGATACGGGCCAGGTCGTCACCGAGACCGAGGTCGGTGAGCTCCCGCACGGCGTGGGGGAGGAGGTTGATGCCGACGCCCAGAGGGCGGAGTTCGCGGGCGCCCTCGACCAGGGACGACTCGATGCCCGCAGCGTGCAGGGCGAGGGCGGCCGTCAGCCCGCCGATCCCGGCCCCGGCTATGAGGACGCGCATGATCAGCCGGCGATCTCGGGGCGGTCGATGATGCGCAGCCAGGTGCCGTCGGCCTGCTGCCGGGCGACCTGGACGCGCCCGCCGGTACCGTCGGAGGGCCGCGTCGAGGTGACGGCCAGATCGCCGTTGCGCACGGTCGGCAGCGGCTCCTCCACCTCGAAGCGCGGCGCCTGCGCCATCATCTGCCGGTACAGGGCGAGGATCGCCTCCCGGCCGACGGTCTGCGACCCCGGCGGGTAGGCGACGACGGCGTCCTCCTCGTAGAGCTCGGCGAGCCCTTCGGCGTCACCGGCGTTGGCACGCTCCACGAACATCCGGGCCAGGTCCTCGGGCTCGTCGGCGCGAGTACGGGGGGTGGGGCTCATGGCGGATCGGCTCCTTCTTGGTCCTCGACGTGCGGGCCCGGCCTTTGGCGGCCTGCCCTGTCACTCCAGCGTGGCGTCGAAGGATCTAGAAGTCCAAGAGCGGAATGTGCTGGCCGCTAGAAGCAATCGTTATGGCGTCTCGCCGACTCGCCTGAGTCGTCATGGTGGCCGAGGCGGCCAACCCGGTGCGGCGGCGGCCACGTTGCGTCGCCGACGGGAACGCGGTGCGCCAGCCTTTACGGGGCCGTGGGGTCAGTGCTCGCACAGCGGCCGCCGCCTCCGGCAGGGAGCCAGCTGTCGACCTCCCCCGCCGGCCCGGCTGCCATTCGCGGTTACAGCGTGACTTCGACGAGGCGAACAGGACGGACCGCCGGACTTCGGTGAGACCGGTCAAGGCCCGCTGAGACGGGACACGGGTTCCCCATCCCCGAGCGGCTCACGTCCCACACCGCCCTCCCCGCACCGGTGATCGACCCGGTGGCTGATGATCCAGGCCCACAGGTGATCGGCTCGGCGTCAGCACGCCAAATGATCCCCGGGATCCCACCTCGGACCATCTTCCCTTCGTCACCCATGAGTGGTCCTCCCGCCTCTCACCTGCTGAACCTGCCCGTCAACGTCTGAGCCCAGCTCCCCGACCGGTTGAACGTCAACTGAACTCACCACCAGCGGTACTGCCGGCCGCCACCCTGGCGCGATGCGAACCATCGCCGCCATATGCGCGGCCATCCTCGCCCCCCCTCACCGGCTGTACGGAGAACAGACTCACACCCGCGGCCACCGACGCCGCCCCAGCCCACACCCTCAGCCACGCCCAGGTCACCCAGCAGTGCATCGACGCCGTCGCCACCCGAGCCACCGAACAAGCAGGCGACACGCCATTCGAACCCGCACTTCACGCCTGCCTGTCTTTATCAGACAGCGAATACCTCGACGCCTACATGCGCGGCCTCCGCCAACAGAGCCAAGCCGGCCGCGACGAACTCCAACGGCAACTCGACGCAGCCCGCAGCAACGACACCCAGTAACTCGCACCGACCGGAGACCCCATGGTCCAGCCCAGTCCCTACATCACTACCCCGATGCCCGGCCGGCCCCGCATGTACAACACCAAGATCGCCCAAGCGATCTGGACGGCCGTACCCGTCATCACGATCGGCTTCGCCGCAGCCGTCCCCGTCGTCGTCGCCGCCGTCAAAGGCGTCACCAAACCCTGGGTCCCCGCCGCCTACGTCCTCGCTGAAATCATCACCTTCGGCACCGCCTTAACCCTCGATGACGGCGGCAAAACCGAACATCCGCTCGGCGGCTTGCTGATCCTCGCCCTCATGCTCACAGCAGCCACCCACACCGCACTTCTCGACACCCACAAAGCCCCCGGTGCCAAGTAGCCGCGCCCTGCTCTTGTCGGGTCACGAGCAATACGGCAAGGCCGCCAGCCCGGCCACTATCCCTGTACGCCAACGCGGCACCTGACAACCCCCGCGCCCCCCGCCAACCCACCCGCAGCCCGCACCATCGGCACAAACGGCCAGCGAACGCCTGACCGCCGAAGCCACAAACCGGCAACCTGTACTAAATGGGGGGCAACCACACCACGCCAGACGCCGCATGCCCCGACTGCGGCAACGTCCAAGACCACCGACCACTCCGAAGCGGCGGCTGGATCCGCCTCGAACCCGAACCACAACTCCCCACCGCCGCCGTCCCCGAACAGCACCGATGGTTCATCACGGCCGACGGGTATGAGAGCGGACAGCGCAAGATCCTTGTAGGCGGACGGGACGGCCCCCGCTGGGCGGACAGCTGATCTCCCTCTCCGTGGACCCATTCGTGTCGGTTCCGAACAGACGATCCCTCCGGGGGTTGGCTCAGTGCTGCCTGGCATTGAGACCGACCACCCGGAGGGACGTTGAAGAAGTCTGACAGGGAGATCATGGAAATCTTCGAGGCCCTGGACGCCACTGAATGTGCGCATTCCGCGGCTGCGCTGGCGGGGGTCGATCCCAAGACCGTGCGACGTTACGCACGGATGAGGGACACCGGTCGGCCAACCGGTCTCGTCCGCCGGCCGAAGATGATCGACCCGTTCATGCCGAAGATCGAGGAGTGGGTCGACCGATCGCAGGGCAGGGTGCGGGCCGACAAGCTCCACGACCGCCTGGTCCTGCTGGGGTTCACCGGTGATGAGCGCACGACCCGGCGGGCGGTGGCGAAGGCGAAGGAAGCCTGGCGGGCCGGGAACCAGCGGACCTATCGGCCCTGGATCACCGAGCCGGGGCTGTGGTTGCAGTTCGACTGGGGCTGGGGGCCGAAGGTCCCGGGCCCGGGCGGCGGTGAGCCCCGCGTGACGCTGTTGTTCTGCGCGTGGCTGGCCTGGTCGCGGTTCCGGGTGGTGATCCCGACCTGGGACCGGACTCTGCCGACGCTGGTGACCTGCATCGACTCGACCTTGCGGGCGATCGGCGGGGCGCCGACCTATGCGCTGACCGACAACGAGAAGACGGTCACGATCGACCGGGTCGCCGGCATCGCGGTCCGTCATCCCCAAGTCGTCGCGACGGGGCGGCATTACGGGATGCAGGTTCACACGTGTGTCCCCTTCGATCCCGAGTCCAAAGGCGGGTCGGAGGCGACGGTCCGCATCGCGAAGGCGGATCTGGTGCCCACGACGGCGAATCTCCGCAAGGAGTACGACTCGTTCGCCGAGCTCCGCGGCGAGTGCGCGATCTTCTGCCAGACGGTGAACAACCGGACCCACCGCGAGACGGGCAAGGCTCCGTCCTCGATGCTCGACGTCGAGCGGACCAGGCTGCATCCGCTGCCGCCGGCGCCTCACACGCTCGCGCTGGGCGAGTCGAGACAGGTGCTGCGGGACCAGACCGTCCGTTTCGGGTCCGTGCGCTATTCGACGCCGTCCGGGCTGGTCGGCCAGGAAGCCTGGGTGAGGGTCGACGGCGACGAGCTGGTCGTCGTGGCCGACCTGTCGAAGCTGGCTCACCGGCCGGAATGGATGCAGGGCCCGGCCGGCCTGGCGGAAGTCGCCCGGCACGAGATCGCTCTGCCCGGCCGTCCGGTCATCCTCGCCGAGCACTATCCCAACCACCCGCAGGAGATGGACGGTTCACCGAAGCCGCCGCGGCCCCGGCCCGTCGATGCCGCCGAGGAAGCCTTCCTCGCGCTCGGTCCCGGGGCGAAGTCCTGGCTGATCGAGGCCGCTGCGGCGGGGACCACCCGGATGCGGGTGAAGATGGCCGCCGCCGTCGAGCTCGCGGCCCTGGTCAGTGTCGCCGAGGTCGACATGTCGCTGGGGCTTGCCGCGACCGCGGGCCGATTCGCCGAGGACGACCTGCTCTCCATCGTCCAGCATCGCAAGTCCGGCGTCCGTCCCGCCGACCTCGTCGTCGCCGACGAGGCCCACTCCGTTCAGCCCGGCACTTCCGCCTGGGCTGACTTCGGCCGCAACGGCGGCCCGGCAGAAAGGAATCTTCCATGACCGGCATCGCGTTGCTGGACCCGGAAACCGACCAGCCCGTCCCGGCCCCGTCTCCGGTCCCCTCCTCACCGGCCCCGCCGCCGATCCCGGCCGATCTGGAATCCGTCCTGAAGCGGATGCGGTTCCCCTACTTGCGCAAGGCGGCCCCGGACGTGCTGGCCACCGCCCGGTCGCAACGCTGGGACCCGGCCGAAGTGCTGCGGATCCTGCTGGAAGAGGAGATCAAGGGCCGGGAGGCGGCGACCCGCCGCAGCCACCGCAAGCAGGCGAACCTGCCCACCGGCAAGACGTTCAGCTCCTGGCGGGAGGAGGACTCCTCCATCCCCGCTCCGACCCAGCAGGCCCTGATGACGCTGGAATGGGTCGGCCGGTCGGAGAACCTCGCCATCGCCGGCCCGTCGGGCACCGGCAAGAGCCACTTCGCCGAGGCCCTGGCCCACAAGGCCATCGACCGGGGCATGCAAGTCGCCTGGTTCAGCCTCGAATCGCTGACCGCCCACGTCGGCCGGGCCACCGTCGACAACTCCGTCGCGAAGGCGATCGCGAAGATCACCCGGGCCAACCTCATCATCCTGGACGACATCGGGATGCTGCCGTCCGGCCAGGCCGCCGCCGAGGCGTTCTACCGGGTGATCGATGCCGCCTACGAACGCAGGTCCGTGATCGTGACCTCGAACCTGCATCCGTCGGGATTCGACTCGATCATGCCCAAGACGCTCGCCACGGCAGCAGTCGACCGGCTGTTGCATCACGCGCACATCGTCCTGACCGAGGGCAGCAGCCTCCGGCTCACCCAGGCAACCACGGGCAAGGGCGTCAAGCCACTGCACTGAGCCAGTCGAGGGACGAAAAGTCACACCGCACAAGGAGATGAACTGTCCGCCCACAAAGAGGTGCAATGTCCGCTCACCCGGATGACCGCGTGTCCGTGGACAGGGTACGCCGTCGACGGCCACGGAAGCGATCCCAACTGCTACATCGCGCACTACCGGGTCTGCAGTCGTCGGCCACACCCCGAGCACATGCACCCCGTGTTCACGGCCATCTGGCTCCGCAACTGCGCCCGCGACGGAATCCCCTTCGACTGAACAACACCAACGCGCAAGGAAGCGACCGGGTGGCCACCTCGCCGCCTGGTCGCTCATGAGCCTGGAGCGAGTCAGCCCTGGCCGTACCGCGCGATCGCCGCCACCAACTGGGCGCGCACCCCCTCAAGCAGTCGAGGTGCGCCTTCACCTGCCCGGTCACCCCGCCGAGCCCCTCCGGGCCCCAGGGCGTCCAAGCCCTCGCCCTCCCACGACCACACCGGCGCGCACGGCACACGACGCGGGCTTACCGCCGCTTGCGCGGAGGCACGGTGGATCACCTCGTTGTCAGTGGTCGCTGCGACGATCACGTGACGCGACACGAGAGGATCACCGGCATGGGTACCTGGGACATCGGCCCGTTCGA
The window above is part of the Streptomyces syringium genome. Proteins encoded here:
- a CDS encoding YybH family protein translates to MSPTPRTRADEPEDLARMFVERANAGDAEGLAELYEEDAVVAYPPGSQTVGREAILALYRQMMAQAPRFEVEEPLPTVRNGDLAVTSTRPSDGTGGRVQVARQQADGTWLRIIDRPEIAG
- a CDS encoding alpha/beta fold hydrolase — encoded protein: MTATFVLVPGMCHGAWSFETLTGPLRLLGHRVHALTLTGVAERAHLLASTVNLDTHIEDVAGVLEAEDIENAVLVGHSYGGMVITGVGDRLPERVDSLVYLDALVPQDGDSLFDLIPAEPDWHRTVGETGYTIPPLPFFDRRTTPHPLASALQRIRLSGDLDRFRSRTYVYATESEWGGPSPFTALYERLRTDPRWTTHALAGKHDLMRDVPEELLTILLESAPA
- a CDS encoding phosphopantetheine-binding protein, with product MALTLDRIRADVADVLGEDPADIPDDENLVDYGLDSVRIMTLVERWRRDHGTEVTFVDLAEQPAIEQWAPLLGVRA
- a CDS encoding 4'-phosphopantetheinyl transferase family protein; this translates as MDDGERTDGTRPLILGRDPLPGAWTPGPPHLWLLRIPDHAPLPPATYERILDARERARAAAFVRDLHRERYAAAHVGLRRLLGAYLETDPAAVELTREPCPGCGGPHGRPAVAGAPLHFNLSHAGDLALFAFAGTPVGVDVEERQPAVVAEVVPSLHPTETAELTALPEAARHAAFTRCWTRKEAYLKGIGTGLSEDPSVTYVGSGPAPASPTGWSLTDIAVDPGYAAALAVADTGG
- a CDS encoding amino acid adenylation domain-containing protein, coding for MRAARTLDRPATGAPRPAAPEGLPLTAAQSGMWFAQALDPGSPALNTAECIEIHGEVDPVRFAEALHRTVGEADALRVRLVAPAEGESGPRQLPVVIEPPGHGFPLHTADLRGERAPDATARAWMRADLAVPFDLATGPLFAHALFHVGDRRWLWYQRVHHAVMDGYGYSLIARRVAEVYTALAAGTAPGPSPFGRLAALVAEDAAYRDSATHERDRAHWEDRFRDRPAVPTLAGRTALPSRTSLRHSAHLGPEATERLRELAGSVRATWPDVLFAAQALYLARATRSEDVVLGLPMMGRMGSVALRVPGMVMNVLPLRFTVTPDTTFADLTRQADLGIRDARRHRRYRYADIRRDLGLLGEGRALVGPLVNVMPFDYGLTFAGARSDAYNLSAGPVDDLTVNIYDRADGTGLHIDYDANPALYDSAEIATHQERFLDLLTRIADSDPHQPLTALSPGTEEERERVLVEFNDTAVPVPPTTLIGPIEARAARRPGATALVAGEVTLTYGELNARANRLARHLVALGVRPGALAAVAVPRSVDLVVALLAVLKAGGAYLPLDPGYPAERLADMLGDAAPVCVLTDTATRASLPGTELPVLTLDDPALRAELAAHLPTDPGRPLTPQHPAYVIYTSGSTGRPKGVVVPHSAIDNRLRWAQGQYGLTPDDRVLQKTPSGFDVSVWEFFWPLRVGATLVLAEPGAHQDPAALARTIREQGVTTAHFVPSMLRLFLDEPSAAACTGLRRVLCSGEVLPRQAAEAFHRTLPGVPLHNLYGPTEAAVDVTHHACTPGEEGPVPIGRPVWNTRLYVLDPDRRPCPPGIPGELYVAGAQLATGYLGRPEETAERFVRDPFAEAAGRPGERMYRTGDLARWRQDGALDYLGRTDQQVKLRGLRVELGEVEAALAADPHVAAACATVREDRPGDRRLVAHLTPASADAAAEAGPAPTGGPAPLDPDALRARLATRLPDHMVPSALVVMDALPLGPNGKLDRAALPAPPAAARTGGRPPRGPREETLARLFAEALGLPRVGVDDGFFALGGDSLLAARLVARIRAAFGVDLALGSLFRAPTPASLADLLHGGSEESALGAVLPLRRTGDRTPLFVLPPAVGLSWCYTGLLEGLSPDQPVYGLQARGLNPGETLPATMEELARNWLDRVREIQPHGPYRLLGWSVGGVAAHTLAVLLQEAGEKVELLAVMDAYPADQWRGAPAPGEAEALAALLRMAVDDGPGGLGGPGGLGGPEGGPLTRERVTARLRAEGSALAALDDDTLDAVLDVVVNNVTLMRTHRHRVFDGDVLFFTAAAPRAEHWLSRDAWRPYVTGSLINRDIDCLHPQMTRPGPIAEVAEAVAGYLGEG
- a CDS encoding FAD-dependent monooxygenase, producing the protein MRVLIAGAGIGGLTAALALHAAGIESSLVEGARELRPLGVGINLLPHAVRELTDLGLGDDLARIGVAITENVYCDRSGTTLFTEKRGLAGGYDRPQYAVHRGRLQMLLLSAVRERLGADAVRTGARLTGFTQDAESVRAQAGGTESAADLLVGADGLHSAVRAQLHPDQGPLAWSGVRMWRGVTERRPFLGGESMLIARGAGVVARGAGSEAGLELIAYPIKPDLVNWVAQVQVADPGPLPGDANWNLPGRPEDVLRHIGHWKLGLLDVPALIADSSMILEYPMVDRDPLPSWGSGRVTLLGDAAHPMYPVGANGASQAVVDARALADALAGAGGPAGLAAYERTRREATAAVIAANREMHAGAGARTPAELARITERYRRATGADRPQHGRPQHDRHH